Proteins found in one Planococcus citri chromosome 2, ihPlaCitr1.1, whole genome shotgun sequence genomic segment:
- the Dab gene encoding protein disabled isoform X3 — MQTLRKKTSPCKYKNEPSRFLGDGVTFKAKLIGILEVEEARGDRMCQEALFELKMAVRAAGEHKQRINIVIAIDGIRLRDEKTGDCLYHHPVHKISFIAQDVADSRAFGYIFGSPDTGHRFFGIKTDKAASQVVMAMRDLFQAVYELKKREVEMAKQNIEQHQLKYGSSFFLDSISASSSKSGNDPIGVSRTKGSTVVAREDSAIKSASTIKNKTQTAGVIADLMDLELELNSLQQGLSQMERLTPSDPFGPSPSLPKEDPFGDSFTPPPCITTPPPAKLPPPPASGDRRKVGSTSSAASQPELHWFDKETQDLFSSEKNLPAAAVENADKEPKGDRWAFERKEITAKDLYDVFTELDPLGTGRSKPYMDKKDFFQELKNPPKKLLKDLVGVESDAEGGTNSATYFTGGNSSKSMFLEESSSHSGTSTAPASATVTDQQKLYEEHFRKYNSVDSEHRVGSSASAAADDASKDSYFDSRRHHDPFETSFANFAAFDGHHRSVDDAGTTTSSSLHHRRSPQQSYNRTKSPSQTTNDNYHHHVLKSSQSRSSGYKPILSSMSDDSSLNKNQWSKLPPDDASKQKIVINLRKVLSNADDTDKENDSPVAEESSSAAATILRNMDARSSAQGDISSDSFESIPEPPPRPITSPIASQPPPLPPKKLQLPVTMKPPPRPSSDTMSHYDYIENYESLGSSRQKLNGDMRIPPLPAPARKPKFSSGGHDNERDYGSRHRPHKQSSYSSEPEYYLTPITKPSSYRDQRDDEYHHRAGSRAPPKPSSLNITLSQLTSTGFEDLASMLRIPASTLSKMTLKELTECLSRLSDADCQKLENDMCNKTRHQSEPISKSRPNKDDDRIAFKANFDEKFPPKSAGPTVQIDKYAVFRELIEQEEKNQAEQAIVEAQSQPDSRTTPEDGGETPPVEVAAASATVASSDPDTRKQSEDDKYAALRKIPSILPKTGEGSVKESSEKEDSATEHMLQAEDSEPTEPPNVVAFHRKKSLEKEDEITEPKTEPNSPSISVPIDEPLKEPCTPDEHDAKVVSDTEELGKNWAKFDTEVDAKHPKPSPWEEDEAKRGEFTFDRATLKPAEDPKPVRYAAKKQRTPRKRWNDDEDEDDDDGNDEDYGDDSEENWESSKKSLGSSWDDESSWRENGWSDRDSLYDDAEQSPTASSYRERRYQLKKKGYRRKFSPHKKSDEHSPWEDKPDWQQTRKMYKDYVKDDDRIYDERKVRTPPWTMTAERGKRYEEKEEDELKLLKMMLGKKRLKALEEQLFKRYQEQFVVEPTKKSSYYNYVGKNTVKESPCDSEYADGSAGSKPGRYPPKKYHSQRPKSADKGRKPLTLRPDDDDAEEIYIKKYHRRPYSQDELSISEEERWAAHKSPVYSKKPNRSRNQSQTSPFEDNFSPQPYDYTDPAEPTHKKNSRHGSATLKKPDSKRPVELHPYTAYDFKSGRSSRESSQRQSPFEDDFTPPDVQKCSERSSDVSKDSGGDRRNDDEVFFSAGTSDSRSLRNSRSSRMTRYEHSKRMDRPSKHYENVEVRKKTPDSYYDKLPKDKYKYSAKESNGEPSQDLKSPKKATKHPNQRHDPFNDNVVQGYESKTMPRLHKTKSKSKMQYDDSASDSGTEAGVKWKDDLTSFTFAEQHARK, encoded by the exons GTCGTTATGGCAATGCGAGATTTATTTCAAGCtgtttatgaattgaaaaagagAGAAGTTGAAATGGCCAAGCAGAACATCGAACAGCATCAGTTGAAATACGGTAGCTCGTTTTTCCTGGATTCCATTTCGGCGTCTTCGTCTaag AGTGGCAACGATCCGATTGGCGTTTCGAGAACCAAAGGCAGTACGGTCGTGGCGCGCGAAGACTCGGCCATTAAAAGCGCCAGcacgataaaaaataaaacccaaACGGCCGGCGTTATAGCCGACCTAATGGATTTAGAATTAGAATTGAACAGCCTGCAGCAGGGTCTTAGTCAGATGGAAAGACTCACGCCGTCCGATCCGTTCGGGCCGTCTCCGTCATTACCGAAGGAGGACCCGTTCGGCGATTCATTCACGCCGCCTCCGTGCATCACTACTCCTCCTCCGGCGAAATTACCTCCGCCGCCGGCCTCCGGAGATAGGAGGAAAGTTGGCTCTACGTCTTCGGCGGCGTCTCAGCCCGAACTGCATTGGTTCGATAAAGAAACCCAGGATTTGTTCTCCAGCGAGAAAAATTTGCCCGCTGCGGCCGTCGAGAACGCCGATAAAGAA CCAAAAGGAGACCGATGGGCGTTCGAACGTAAAGAAATCACGGCGAAAGACCTGTACGACGTGTTTACTGAACTGGATCCGTTGGGAACCGGCCGAAGTAAGCCTTATATGGATAAAAAAGACTTCTTCCAAGAATTAAAAAACCCGCCCAAGAAACTGTTAAAAGACTTAGTGGGTGTAGAGAGCGACGCTGAAGGCGGAACTAATTCTGCGACGTATTTTACAGGTGGTAATTCCTCGAAATCTATGTTTTTAGAAGAATCGTCGTCGCATTCCGGAACCTCGACAGCTCCCGCCTCCGCCACGGTGACCGACCAACAAAAACTATACGAAGAGCATTTCCGCAAATATAACTCGGTGGATTCGGAGCATCGAGTCGGTTCTTCGGCGTCGGCGGCCGCCGATGACGCTAGCAAAGATTCGTATTTCGATTCACGCCGACATCACGACCCGTTCGAGACGAGTTTCGCGAATTTCGCCGCTTTCGATGGCCATCATCGTAGCGTCGACGATGCCGGTACAACAACGTCTTCATCTTTGCATCACCGGCGATCGCCTCAGCAATCTTATAATCGAACTAAATCACCATCGCAGACGACGAACGATAATTACCATCACCATGTTTTGAAATCGTCGCAGAGCAGATCGTCCGGATACAAACCTATATTGAGCTCGATGAGCGACGATTCGTCGTTGAATAAGAACCAGTGGAGTAAACTACCTCCGGACGATGCCAGTAAACAAAAGATAGTGATTAATTTACGTAAAGTATTGTCAAACGCGGACGATACCGATAAAGAGAACGACTCGCCGGTCGCCGAAGAGTCGTCGAGCGCTGCAGCTACCATATTACGAAACATGGACGCTAGATCGTCGGCTCAAGGTGACATATCGTCCGATTCGTTCGAATCCATACCGGAACCTCCTCCTAGACCGATCACCAGCCCAATCGCATCACAACCACCACCTTTACCGCCTAAAAAGCTCCAGTTACCGGTGACGATGAAACCTCCGCCTAGACCATCGTCCGATACGATGTCTCATTACGATTATATCGAGAATTACGAAAGCTTAGGATCGTCCAGGCAGAAGTTAAACGGCGATATGCGTATACCTCCGCTTCCAGCTCCGGCTCGTAAACCGAAATTCTCGTCCGGAGGGCATGACAACGAACGAGACTACGGTAGTCGTCACCGACCTCATAAGCAATCGTCTTACTCCTCTGAACCGGAGTATTACCTTACTCCTATTACGAAACCGTCTTCGTATCGTGATCAGCGTGACGACGAGTATCATCATCGCGCCGGCTCACGCGCTCCTCCTAAACCTTCCTCGCTTAATATTACACTTAGTCAATTAACCAGCACCGGATTCGAAGATCTCGCCTCGATGTTACGCATTCCGGCCTCCACGTTATCCAAAATGACGCTCAAAGAATTGACCGAATGCCTGTCTCGACTTTCGGACGCCGATTGCCAGAAACTCGAGAACGATATGTGTAACAAAACCAGACACCAGTCCGAACCGATTTCCAAATCTAGACCCAACAAGGACGACGACCGGATCGCTTTCAAGGCCAACTTCGATGAGAAATTCCCTCCTAAATCGGCCGGACCGACTGTGCAAATCGACAAATACGCCGTCTTCCGCGAACTAATCGAACAAGAGGAGAAAAACCAAGCCGAGCAGGCCATTGTCGAAGCCCAGTCTCAGCCAGATTCCAGAACAACGCCCGAAGATGGTGGAGAAACGCCTCCGGTTGAAGTTGCTGCTGCTTCGGCGACCGTTGCGTCGTCGGATCCAGATACGAGAAAACAAAGCGAAGACGATAAATACGCGGCGTTGAGGAAGATACCGTCGATTTTGCCCAAGACGGGAGAAGGTAGCGTTAAAGAGTCAAGCGAGAAAGAAGATAGCGCTACAGAACACATGCTACAAGCCGAAGACTCCGAACCGACCGAACCTCCTAATGTGGTCGCATTCCATCgtaaaaaatcactcgaaaaagAAGACGAAATCACCGAACCGAAAACCGAGCCGAACTCGCCTTCTATATCCGTTCCAATCGACGAACCACTCAAAGAGCCTTGTACTCCGGACGAACACGACGCCAAAGTGGTATCGGATACCGAAGAATTGGGTAAAAATTGGGCCAAATTCGATACAGAAGTCGACGCGAAACATCCTAAACCGTCTCCTTGGGAAGAAGACGAAGCTAAACGAGGCGAGTTCACGTTCGATCGAGCCACGCTGAAACCGGCCGAAGATCCCAAACCGGTACGATACGCCGCTAAGAAGCAACGTACGCCGAGAAAACGATGgaacgacgacgaagacgaagacgacgacgacggtaaCGACGAAGACTACGGCGACGATTCCGAAGAGAACTGGGAATCGTCCAAGAAAAGCCTGGGCAGTTCTTGGGACGACGAGTCGAGCTGGCGAGAGAACGGCTGGAGTGATCGAGATTCGCTGTACGATGACGCCGAGCAATCACCAACCGCTTCGTCGTATCGCGAACGAAGGTATCAACTGAAGAAGAAAGGTTATCGCAGGAAGTTCTCGCCTCATAAGAAATCGGACGAACATTCGCCTTGGGAAGATAAACCAGACTGGCAGCAGACTCGTAAAATGTATAAAGACTACGTCAAAGACGACGATCGAATATACGACGAGAGGAAAGTTCGAACTCCTCCTTGGACAATGACCGCAGAACGAGGTAAACGATACGAAGAGAAAGAAGAAGACGAACTGAAACTATTGAAAATGATGCTCGGCAAAAAACGACTAAAAGCTCTAGAAGAACAGCTCTTCAAACGTTACCAAGAACAATTCGTAGTCGAGCCGACGAAAAAATCATCCTATTATAATTACGTCGGTAAAAACACAGTCAAAGAATCACCCTGCGATAGCGAATACGCCGATGGATCCGCTGGCTCGAAACCCGGCCGATACCCGCCCAAAAAATACCACTCGCAAAGACCAAAGAGCGCTGACAAGGGCAGAAAACCGTTAACACTTCGACCCGATGACGACGACGCCGAAGAAATCTACATCAAGAAATACCACCGTAGACCGTACAGCCAAGACGAACTGAGTATTTCCGAAGAAGAAAGATGGGCCGCTCATAAATCGCCCGTATACTCGAAGAAACCGAACCGTAGTCGTAACCAGAGCCAAACATCCCCGTTCGAAGATAATTTCTCGCCTCAACCGTACGATTACACCGATCCCGCAGAACCTACGCATAAAAAGAACTCTCGCCACGGCAGCGCCACCCTGAAAAAACCAGATTCCAAACGTCCCGTAGAACTGCACCCTTACACAGCGTACGATTTCAAATCCGGTCGCAGTAGTCGAGAGTCTAGTCAACGACAATCCCCCTTCGAAGACGATTTCACACCACCGGACGTACAAAAATGCAGCGAACGTAGCAGCGACGTGAGTAAAGATAGCGGAGGCGATCGCCGAAACGACGACGAGGTCTTCTTCAGCGCCGGAACATCGGACTCGAGAAGCTTACGTAATTCCCGATCTAGTCGCATGACCCGATACGAGCACAGCAAACGAATGGACAGACCTAGTAAACATTACGAGAACGTCGAAGTACGCAAGAAAACACCGGACTCGTATTACGATAAATTACCCAAAGACAAGTACAAGTATTCGGCCAAAGAAAGCAACGGTGAACCGAGCCAGGACCTTAAGAGTCCCAAAAAAGCCACCAAACATCCGAACCAACGTCACGATCCGTTCAACGATAACGTCGTACAAGGCTACGAATCGAAAACCATGCCCAGATTGCATAAAACCAAAAGCAAAAGTAAAATGCAATACGACGACAGCGCCAGCGATTCCGGTACCGAAGCTGGTGTCAAATGGAAAGACGACCTTACCTCGTTTACGTTCGCCGAACAGCATGCACGTAAATGA